A genomic region of Candidatus Omnitrophota bacterium contains the following coding sequences:
- a CDS encoding glycosyltransferase family 2 protein, translated as MEVDRTKRILEIIPGALSWSIIVFFLFLAVFKPVACAISIIVFDFYWIIRTSYLTTLLLMAYRKLRVEKDKNWLKPCQQLTKDKKWEKMYHLVIFPIYKETPEILRTSLEALKNSNYPLDKMIVVLAFEERNKDSKVNADILEHEFKKHFFALISTSHPDGIPGETRTKGANATWAAKHAKMFLNTKGIKDEFVIVSCFDADTCVEKEYFGCLTYHFLTNPLPHQASYQPMPVYNNNIWQAPSFARLVEISSSFSQLIESMRLEKFVTFSSHSMSFKTLVDIDYWPVDMISDDSVIYWKAFLFYKGNYHVVPLYLTVSMDVAYSNSFFKTIMIQYKQKRRWAWGVENFPFVVMGFIKDREMPLMKKIRRSFHLLEGHVTWAIWAIVLILIAPLPLLLGGKFFSQMAIGYNLPKITGLLLNFTLATSLAWIVLSRTTLPPRPKEISWTKNIIMVIEWALVPIIIIILGSTPALDAQTRLMMAKYMQFNVTEKIRKVV; from the coding sequence ATGGAAGTTGATAGGACAAAAAGAATATTGGAAATTATCCCCGGAGCTTTATCGTGGAGTATTATTGTGTTTTTTCTTTTCCTGGCTGTTTTTAAGCCGGTTGCCTGTGCTATATCTATTATTGTATTTGATTTCTATTGGATCATCCGCACATCTTATCTTACCACTCTCTTGCTTATGGCTTACCGTAAGCTAAGAGTGGAAAAAGACAAGAATTGGCTCAAGCCTTGCCAGCAATTGACCAAGGACAAAAAATGGGAGAAAATGTACCATTTGGTAATTTTTCCTATTTACAAAGAGACCCCGGAAATATTACGTACCTCCCTGGAAGCATTAAAGAATTCCAATTATCCCTTGGATAAAATGATTGTGGTTTTGGCTTTTGAAGAACGCAACAAAGATTCAAAGGTTAACGCTGATATCTTAGAACACGAATTCAAAAAACACTTTTTTGCTTTGATTTCTACAAGCCATCCCGATGGTATCCCTGGAGAAACCCGTACAAAAGGGGCAAACGCTACATGGGCGGCGAAACATGCCAAAATGTTTTTAAACACAAAAGGCATTAAAGATGAATTTGTCATAGTTTCCTGTTTTGACGCGGATACCTGTGTTGAAAAAGAATACTTTGGTTGCTTAACATATCATTTTCTTACTAATCCGCTCCCCCATCAGGCAAGTTATCAGCCGATGCCGGTTTACAACAATAATATTTGGCAAGCGCCTTCTTTCGCGCGTTTAGTTGAAATCAGCTCTTCATTCTCTCAGCTTATTGAAAGTATGCGCCTTGAGAAATTTGTAACTTTTTCCAGCCATAGCATGAGTTTTAAGACTTTGGTCGATATCGATTACTGGCCGGTCGATATGATAAGCGATGATTCTGTAATCTATTGGAAGGCATTTCTTTTTTATAAGGGAAATTACCATGTCGTCCCGCTTTATTTGACTGTTTCCATGGATGTGGCTTATTCCAATAGTTTCTTTAAGACGATTATGATTCAATATAAGCAGAAAAGAAGATGGGCGTGGGGAGTTGAGAATTTCCCATTTGTTGTTATGGGTTTTATTAAAGATAGGGAAATGCCTTTAATGAAAAAGATAAGAAGGTCGTTTCACCTTTTAGAAGGCCATGTTACCTGGGCAATCTGGGCAATTGTTCTTATACTTATAGCGCCTTTACCTCTTTTATTGGGAGGAAAATTCTTTAGCCAGATGGCAATCGGTTATAATCTTCCAAAGATAACCGGGCTTCTTTTGAACTTTACTCTTGCAACCAGCCTTGCCTGGATAGTATTAAGTAGGACTACGCTTCCGCCAAGGCCAAAAGAAATAAGCTGGACTAAGAATATCATAATGGTTATAGAATGGGCGCTGGTGCCGATTATTATTATAATTTTAGGCTCAACTCCTGCTTTAGATGCTCAGACGAGGCTTATGATGGCAAAATACATGCAATTTAATGTTACGGAAAAAATAAGGAAAGTGGTATAA
- a CDS encoding tetratricopeptide repeat protein, with amino-acid sequence MRRKLLLIFLVVFVLTTSQAHAYWIWTPKSKKWINPKSSVKPTPKEQFAFSRDFFELKSYDEAEKEFKKLLKAYPKSFEASESQFYLGRIAEETGRPYEAYLAYQKVIDKYPFSERIKEINEREYKIGELFMSGEKRKAMGLTLPVENPSIEIFTRVIENSTYGPLAPKAQYKLGLVLKELKRYFEAEDAFNKVISNYPDSEWSEPSKFQIAVCRQAVSRGADYDQGATEEAKQKFEEFVKEHPEAILSDKAEKSISAIREEEAEANFNIGRFYEKQKQFESAKIYYNEVITNYSDSTFAAKAQEKLRTLEKKK; translated from the coding sequence ATGAGACGCAAGCTTTTATTAATATTTTTGGTTGTTTTTGTGCTTACCACGAGCCAGGCGCATGCCTATTGGATCTGGACGCCTAAAAGCAAAAAGTGGATTAACCCAAAATCTTCTGTAAAACCTACTCCAAAAGAGCAATTTGCCTTTTCCAGGGACTTTTTTGAGTTAAAAAGCTATGATGAGGCGGAAAAAGAATTTAAAAAGCTGCTTAAAGCTTATCCTAAATCTTTTGAAGCTTCAGAAAGCCAGTTTTATCTAGGCCGGATTGCGGAAGAAACAGGCAGGCCCTACGAAGCATATTTAGCTTATCAGAAGGTAATTGATAAGTATCCTTTCTCAGAAAGAATAAAAGAAATAAACGAGCGTGAATACAAAATCGGCGAGTTGTTTATGTCGGGAGAGAAACGTAAGGCTATGGGGTTAACGTTGCCGGTTGAGAACCCCTCAATAGAAATATTTACAAGAGTAATTGAGAATTCTACTTATGGGCCGCTTGCTCCCAAAGCACAGTATAAACTTGGCTTAGTTTTAAAGGAATTAAAGAGATATTTTGAAGCAGAGGATGCTTTTAATAAGGTTATTTCAAATTATCCTGATAGCGAATGGTCGGAGCCGTCTAAATTCCAAATTGCTGTCTGTCGTCAGGCAGTTTCGCGCGGAGCTGATTATGATCAGGGAGCAACCGAAGAAGCAAAGCAGAAGTTTGAAGAATTCGTGAAAGAGCATCCTGAGGCAATTCTATCGGATAAAGCTGAGAAAAGCATATCTGCAATCAGAGAAGAAGAGGCAGAAGCCAACTTCAATATCGGCCGCTTTTACGAAAAGCAAAAACAATTTGAATCTGCAAAGATTTATTATAATGAAGTAATAACTAATTATTCTGATAGTACATTTGCCGCGAAAGCGCAAGAAAAATTACGCACATTGGAGAAGAAAAAATGA
- a CDS encoding MGMT family protein, whose product MTEFQRKVFKAVLNIPVGEVRTYKQVATKAGRPKASRAVGQILNKNQFPVIIPCHRVVASSGKIGGYRWGVKNKKKILDLERKIVECLQSKE is encoded by the coding sequence ATGACTGAATTTCAAAGAAAAGTTTTCAAAGCGGTTTTAAATATTCCTGTCGGAGAAGTGCGCACCTACAAGCAAGTTGCAACAAAAGCCGGCAGGCCAAAGGCAAGCCGCGCAGTTGGGCAAATTTTAAATAAAAATCAATTCCCCGTAATTATCCCTTGCCATCGGGTAGTTGCTTCTTCCGGAAAGATTGGCGGGTATCGCTGGGGAGTTAAGAATAAAAAGAAGATTTTGGATTTAGAAAGGAAAATCGTAGAGTGTCTGCAGAGCAAAGAATAA
- a CDS encoding LptE family protein, producing MIKIGLKKLICCLLFVICAFSFIGCGYTTRSMISNKYKTIYITPFINRIDFTKEEYVATKYRLYRPGMETDITNAVSDKYLFDGNLRPVKVDDSADLVLKGELMEFRKDPLTYNDNDDVTQYRVNLIVNLTLLDKKENKIVWQENNFTGLTEYFVTGTQSISEATAINNALADLARRVVERTVEEW from the coding sequence ATGATTAAAATCGGCTTAAAGAAATTAATCTGTTGTTTATTATTTGTTATATGCGCTTTCTCTTTTATCGGCTGCGGATACACGACGCGCTCTATGATTTCCAATAAATACAAAACTATTTATATAACTCCGTTTATCAATAGGATAGATTTTACTAAAGAAGAATATGTGGCGACTAAATACAGGCTTTATCGTCCGGGGATGGAAACCGATATTACAAATGCTGTTTCCGACAAGTACCTTTTTGACGGTAATCTTAGGCCGGTTAAAGTTGATGACTCGGCGGATTTAGTTTTAAAAGGGGAACTTATGGAGTTTCGTAAGGATCCTTTAACATATAATGATAATGACGATGTAACACAGTATAGGGTGAATTTAATTGTTAACCTTACCTTGTTGGATAAAAAAGAAAATAAAATAGTCTGGCAGGAGAATAACTTTACCGGCTTGACTGAATATTTCGTAACAGGCACCCAATCAATCTCGGAAGCCACCGCTATTAATAATGCTTTAGCCGATCTTGCGCGCAGAGTGGTTGAGCGCACGGTTGAAGAGTGGTAA
- the murJ gene encoding murein biosynthesis integral membrane protein MurJ yields the protein MSTDKTSHHKEHKAIAKSAGVIGFATFCSRVLGFIRDIIIARLFGVYIYAQAFVIAFKIPNLFRDLVGEGASNAAIVPVFSEYNAKHTKEEFWELANVVLNLLLVVVSLITILGIIFSPVIVRLIAPGFIAFPDKLEVTIRLNRIIFPYILLISLAAYSMGILNSLKHFAVPAFAPCLLNISIIVFALLFGEGIKGLALGVLVGGVLQLAIQIPVLYKKGFRLNLFKRFKHPAAKTIGKLMVPRVFSSGIYQLNNFVDSIFGSLAWIVGDGGVAVLYFSYRLIQFPLGIFSFALSQAILPTFSVQALEDDLSKLRKTLSWGLRAIAFVLIPASAAFMSLSKIIVTSIFQGGRFDTASSILTADALFYFSIGLFAYGATKVLQSCFFALKDTVTPMKLAFLALILNIILNFVFMYPLKIAGIALATSISGTVTFVLMVVLLKKKLGDFEIARVINSLIKILAASICMGVVCVFISKYNFVCCVGYVGRFVNLGIILLLGFISYIVFCFIFRVSEMRDLYRWVLKKRSLECK from the coding sequence ATGTCAACAGACAAAACCAGCCATCATAAGGAGCACAAGGCAATAGCAAAGTCAGCAGGAGTCATTGGCTTTGCTACTTTTTGCTCAAGAGTGCTTGGATTTATCCGGGATATCATCATTGCCCGGCTTTTTGGCGTTTATATCTATGCTCAGGCATTCGTTATTGCCTTTAAAATACCCAATTTATTCAGGGATTTGGTTGGAGAGGGTGCGAGCAATGCCGCGATTGTGCCTGTTTTTAGCGAATATAATGCAAAGCACACCAAGGAGGAGTTTTGGGAGCTGGCAAACGTGGTTTTAAATCTGCTTTTGGTGGTTGTCTCCTTAATTACAATCCTGGGAATTATATTCTCTCCTGTGATTGTGCGTTTGATTGCTCCGGGATTTATTGCGTTTCCTGATAAGTTGGAAGTTACAATTAGATTAAACAGGATTATCTTTCCATATATTCTCTTAATCAGCCTTGCCGCATACTCCATGGGCATATTAAACTCGCTCAAGCATTTTGCTGTGCCTGCTTTTGCTCCATGTTTGTTAAATATTTCCATAATTGTCTTTGCGCTTCTCTTTGGAGAGGGGATAAAAGGTTTGGCTCTTGGTGTTTTGGTTGGCGGAGTTTTACAGCTAGCTATACAGATCCCGGTTTTATACAAAAAAGGTTTTCGGCTCAATTTATTTAAGCGCTTTAAACATCCGGCAGCTAAAACTATCGGTAAGTTGATGGTGCCACGGGTTTTTAGTTCCGGTATTTATCAGCTAAATAATTTTGTAGATTCAATCTTCGGCTCTCTGGCTTGGATTGTAGGCGATGGCGGAGTTGCAGTGTTATATTTTTCATATAGATTGATTCAGTTTCCATTAGGGATTTTTAGTTTTGCGCTTTCTCAGGCGATATTGCCTACATTTTCTGTGCAAGCTTTAGAGGATGATTTAAGTAAATTGAGAAAAACGCTTTCGTGGGGCTTGCGTGCAATTGCATTTGTGCTAATACCTGCTTCAGCTGCGTTTATGTCATTATCTAAAATTATTGTTACAAGTATTTTTCAGGGAGGAAGGTTTGACACAGCCTCTTCAATACTTACTGCCGATGCGCTTTTCTATTTTAGCATTGGATTATTTGCATATGGAGCAACAAAAGTGCTGCAATCTTGCTTCTTTGCATTAAAAGATACGGTTACTCCGATGAAGCTAGCATTTTTGGCACTTATTTTAAATATTATTCTTAATTTTGTATTTATGTATCCATTAAAGATCGCAGGCATTGCTTTAGCAACCTCAATTTCCGGAACTGTAACTTTTGTTCTGATGGTAGTTTTGTTAAAAAAGAAGCTGGGAGATTTTGAGATTGCAAGGGTGATTAATTCGCTGATTAAGATATTAGCAGCTAGTATTTGCATGGGCGTAGTTTGCGTTTTTATTTCTAAATATAATTTTGTCTGTTGTGTTGGTTATGTGGGCAGGTTTGTTAACTTAGGGATTATTTTGCTGCTCGGGTTTATTTCTTACATTGTTTTTTGTTTTATCTTTCGTGTTTCCGAAATGCGCGATTTGTATAGGTGGGTGTTAAAGAAAAGGAGCTTGGAATGCAAATAA
- a CDS encoding trypsin-like peptidase domain-containing protein, which yields MKNGRLLSLILLFSLCFSSLVFAETIVLKSGKTVEGKIVERTDKYIKVDFYGVQVPYFLNDIKSIDGNSISKAKESLSQNSPRDIFESISPAVVYITNKTLAGEEYLGSGFVVDPKGIVVTNFHVTKLSKEINVKFKNGKSYPVTGIIYYDARFDICIFKIEADDLPTILLGNSDSAYIGDKIYVIGNPLGLEYTFSDGLLSGVREYNKLKYLQFSAPISPGNSGGPLINSKGEVLGIVTFLMQGGQNLNFALAINTIKPLITTTSKMSIQQFVETVSRADYYYSEAERCMFRDDFKQSVELLKKVIEINPKNVDVYNTLGLLSVYLDQLLQAKDYYEKAMQINPTDPAVYANLGDLYLRLDDSEKGITYLKKSLDLMPNAVDLMVMLGNGLVNIGKKQQGIEYFEKALQLNPDYINALLSLSLVYADTDFEKSTSYLKKATEINPEDPGIYRIIGTLDKITGDIVSAKEAYKKSKMLYLQSGFILKAKTVEDDLRALH from the coding sequence ATGAAGAATGGAAGATTGTTAAGCTTAATATTACTATTTAGCTTATGTTTTTCAAGCCTCGTTTTTGCTGAAACCATCGTCCTTAAATCAGGAAAGACAGTAGAAGGAAAAATAGTTGAAAGAACAGATAAATATATAAAGGTGGATTTCTATGGAGTGCAGGTGCCCTATTTTCTAAATGATATTAAGAGTATTGATGGGAACTCTATTTCTAAAGCCAAAGAATCCCTATCCCAAAATTCCCCTCGTGATATCTTCGAAAGCATAAGCCCGGCCGTTGTCTACATTACTAATAAAACATTAGCTGGAGAAGAATACCTAGGAAGTGGTTTTGTAGTAGATCCCAAAGGTATAGTTGTAACTAATTTTCATGTGACTAAGTTATCCAAAGAGATAAATGTTAAATTTAAAAATGGTAAAAGCTACCCTGTCACTGGAATAATATATTATGATGCCAGATTTGATATTTGTATATTTAAGATAGAAGCAGATGATTTACCCACTATTCTTTTGGGCAATTCAGATTCTGCGTACATAGGGGATAAAATATATGTAATCGGAAATCCTTTGGGTTTGGAATATACTTTTTCAGATGGATTACTTTCGGGAGTGCGAGAATATAACAAATTAAAATATTTACAGTTTAGTGCACCTATTTCTCCGGGGAATAGTGGTGGGCCGCTTATAAATTCTAAAGGTGAAGTTCTAGGAATTGTAACTTTTTTGATGCAGGGGGGGCAAAACTTAAATTTTGCTCTTGCGATTAATACAATTAAGCCTTTGATTACCACTACTTCCAAAATGAGTATCCAACAATTTGTAGAGACTGTAAGCCGGGCAGATTATTATTATTCAGAGGCAGAAAGATGTATGTTTCGAGATGATTTTAAACAGTCGGTAGAGCTTCTCAAGAAAGTTATTGAAATAAACCCTAAAAATGTAGATGTCTATAACACTCTTGGCTTATTATCTGTATATTTGGATCAACTTTTACAGGCTAAGGATTATTATGAAAAGGCAATGCAAATTAATCCCACCGATCCAGCCGTTTATGCTAATCTTGGAGATTTGTATTTGCGTTTAGATGATTCAGAAAAAGGCATAACTTACTTAAAAAAATCATTAGATTTAATGCCAAATGCTGTTGATTTAATGGTAATGCTGGGCAATGGCCTTGTAAATATAGGAAAAAAGCAGCAAGGAATAGAATATTTTGAGAAAGCACTACAGTTGAATCCCGATTATATAAATGCTCTTCTTTCTTTAAGCTTAGTATATGCAGATACTGATTTTGAGAAATCTACGTCTTATTTAAAAAAAGCTACAGAGATTAATCCTGAAGATCCGGGTATTTATCGTATTATTGGAACTCTTGATAAAATAACTGGTGATATTGTTTCGGCAAAAGAAGCATATAAAAAATCAAAGATGCTGTATCTTCAGAGTGGATTTATTCTTAAAGCTAAGACTGTAGAAGATGATTTAAGGGCACTTCATTAA
- a CDS encoding excinuclease ABC subunit UvrC: MTLKQKIAGLPDAPGVYLMKDSSGKIIYIGKANSLRKRVSNYLGRDLSSKTVALMSNVADIEYRLTPTESLALLLEASLVHQFKPKYNVLLRDDKSFPMVKITNEEFPAIYITRKKENDGAIYLGPYTGAALLKAALEILRKCFPYRTCRKLPKRACIYYRIGLSPAPCIGKISKSDYAKTVNNIRLILEGRAEELVKKLSRQMNICSKEHKYEEAAQLRDQINALSSLGSIQAGNSRQFELDDLKNLLKLETAPERIEAFDISNISGKEACGSMVSFYKGTPDKSNYRRFRIKTVKGVDDYGMIKEIVYRRYSRLIQEKLPLPDLILIDGGKAHLAVADSQLSNLRLNIPLMSIAKDRENIYTRYKVFPIKLKSDTPALNLIRRVRDEAHRFAVAYHHVLRRKKVIGK, from the coding sequence ATGACTCTTAAACAAAAAATAGCTGGTTTGCCGGATGCGCCGGGGGTATATCTTATGAAAGATAGCTCCGGAAAGATTATTTATATCGGTAAAGCCAATTCATTAAGAAAAAGAGTAAGCAATTATTTGGGGCGAGACCTTTCTTCAAAGACAGTAGCCCTCATGTCAAATGTCGCAGACATCGAATATAGGCTGACACCAACGGAAAGCTTGGCTTTATTGCTTGAGGCAAGCCTCGTGCATCAGTTTAAACCTAAATACAATGTTTTGCTGCGCGATGATAAAAGTTTCCCCATGGTTAAGATTACAAATGAAGAATTCCCCGCAATTTATATCACAAGAAAAAAAGAGAATGACGGTGCAATTTACCTAGGGCCTTATACGGGTGCTGCATTATTAAAAGCAGCGTTAGAAATTCTAAGAAAATGTTTTCCTTATCGAACCTGCAGAAAATTACCGAAGAGAGCTTGTATTTATTACAGGATCGGTTTGTCTCCTGCGCCTTGCATCGGAAAAATTAGCAAAAGTGATTATGCCAAGACCGTTAATAATATCCGTTTGATCCTCGAAGGCCGGGCAGAGGAATTGGTTAAGAAGCTCTCAAGGCAGATGAATATTTGTTCTAAAGAGCATAAATATGAAGAGGCAGCCCAATTGCGCGACCAGATAAACGCATTAAGTTCGTTAGGATCAATTCAGGCAGGAAATTCCCGCCAGTTTGAATTGGATGATTTAAAAAACCTGCTGAAATTAGAAACAGCTCCTGAGAGAATAGAGGCTTTTGATATTTCAAATATTTCAGGTAAAGAGGCATGTGGGTCGATGGTTAGTTTTTATAAAGGCACTCCCGATAAAAGCAATTACCGAAGGTTTCGCATTAAGACGGTAAAAGGGGTTGACGATTACGGAATGATTAAAGAGATTGTATATAGGCGTTATTCACGCCTCATTCAGGAGAAATTACCTCTTCCGGATTTAATCCTTATAGATGGAGGCAAGGCACATCTTGCCGTAGCCGATTCTCAGTTAAGTAATTTGAGGTTAAATATACCTCTAATGAGTATTGCTAAAGACAGGGAAAATATATATACTAGATACAAGGTTTTTCCTATTAAATTAAAGTCAGATACGCCTGCGTTAAATTTAATAAGACGTGTAAGAGATGAAGCGCACAGGTTTGCTGTTGCCTATCATCACGTGTTAAGAAGAAAGAAAGTAATTGGCAAATAA
- a CDS encoding PEGA domain-containing protein — protein MSAEQRIRAVLFYVSVFIFVAGLPLILSFALGYKFNTKTLKFTKTGLIVIKTQPSGASIYFDNRLLNEKTPATIQELLPGNYNVRLSLEKYYDWFGEINVDAGKVSRLEKIIFFPLRSNIKQLNKDSISSFWLDKEKEKIYYSSDTDNLIYISDLDGGHFTEIGILPDTVKNPKKWKISPDREKVLCFDYRQVAVSLLAVRNKDYYTDPEIIIENENQRIIDLFWHSDSYHFILVTDKNIEVLEAKAAAAPVTLITLNKRNVSSFYDERNDVLYFIDSQKAEDDRLYDNVYKLDLNPKSSPFINLIKPKEK, from the coding sequence GTGTCTGCAGAGCAAAGAATAAGGGCAGTTTTATTTTATGTAAGCGTTTTTATTTTTGTAGCGGGCTTGCCGCTTATATTATCTTTTGCCTTAGGGTATAAATTCAATACCAAGACTTTAAAATTTACCAAAACCGGGTTAATCGTAATAAAGACTCAACCATCAGGGGCGAGTATTTATTTTGATAATAGATTATTAAATGAAAAAACACCTGCAACAATTCAAGAATTATTGCCGGGTAATTACAATGTCAGGCTTAGCCTCGAAAAATATTATGATTGGTTTGGCGAAATAAACGTAGATGCCGGAAAGGTTTCCCGTCTTGAAAAGATAATATTCTTTCCCTTGCGTTCAAACATAAAGCAGCTTAATAAAGACAGTATTTCTTCGTTCTGGTTGGATAAAGAGAAGGAGAAGATTTATTATTCTTCGGATACGGATAATTTAATTTACATCTCTGACCTTGACGGCGGGCATTTTACCGAAATAGGTATTTTGCCGGATACTGTAAAAAATCCCAAGAAATGGAAAATCTCCCCGGACAGGGAGAAAGTATTATGTTTTGATTACCGCCAGGTGGCTGTTTCTCTTCTTGCGGTGCGTAATAAAGATTATTATACCGATCCTGAAATTATAATCGAAAATGAAAACCAAAGGATTATCGATTTATTCTGGCATTCGGATAGCTACCATTTTATCCTGGTAACAGATAAGAATATCGAAGTCCTTGAGGCAAAGGCAGCGGCCGCTCCTGTTACTTTAATCACTCTTAACAAAAGGAATGTTTCCAGCTTTTATGATGAACGCAATGATGTCCTTTACTTCATAGATTCCCAGAAAGCGGAAGACGACAGGCTTTACGATAATGTCTATAAATTGGATTTAAACCCGAAATCTTCACCGTTTATTAACTTAATCAAACCGAAGGAAAAGTAA
- the rpsT gene encoding 30S ribosomal protein S20: MPRRATSIRTTRVNKKKHLKNLKVKTQLKKTLKKFQSLISAKQISEAKALLGKVFSQLDKAAKKQIIHSKTADRKKSRLMKRVSKTA, translated from the coding sequence ATGCCAAGACGCGCAACATCTATCAGAACAACCCGCGTTAACAAGAAAAAACACTTAAAAAACCTGAAAGTTAAGACTCAGTTGAAGAAAACTTTGAAAAAATTTCAATCACTGATTTCTGCTAAGCAAATTAGCGAAGCAAAAGCGCTTTTAGGAAAAGTGTTCTCTCAACTTGATAAAGCGGCAAAGAAACAAATCATCCATTCAAAGACAGCCGACCGCAAAAAATCCCGCTTAATGAAGCGAGTCAGCAAAACAGCATAA